Part of the Nostoc sp. ATCC 53789 genome, GATCGCTAACTTTAAAAAGGCTGCACAATTATATCTTGAACAACAGGATAAAGAAAACTGTCGCCTGTGTCTGGAACGAATTAAACAGCTACAACCCCAAGAATTACCTGTTGTACAACAATCGCATTCGCCAAATGCGCCGATTTTATCCACCAATGATTATTTCACCCAGTTATTAGAAAAAGCTGAAAAGGGAGATACTCAAGAGGCACTGGCCGATTTAAACTGGGTATTAAAAGCCGATTCACAAGATGCCCAAGCTTACTGCTGTCGTGGGGTTGTGCGTTGTAAAATGGGAGATTATCGAGAAGCGATCGCAGATTTTAATCAAGCATTGCGACTAAATTTTCAAGATGCCATTGTCTACCGCAACCGAGGTAAAGCCCGTTCTATATTGGGAGATCATCAAGGTGCGATCGCGGATCTTAATCAAGCACTCCAAATACAACCACAAGATCCTCTAGTTTATATTGCCAGAGGTAATGCCTATCGCACAACGGGCAACTATCTGGGTGCAATTCAAGATTACACCCAAGCGCTGCAAATCAATCCTGATGATGCTCAAGCTTACTACAATCGTGGCATTGCCTTTACTTGTTTAGAAGAAATGCAAAATGCCGTGGAAGATTATCAACGGGCGGCGAGTATTTTTTGTGAACAAGAAGACTGGGGAAATTATCAACAAGTTTTAAGTAGCCTAGAAAAAATCCAAAAATTTAGTCCCCAGTCAAAAAAGCAAAAGTATAACATGCTACATCAGCGACTTTTGGGCATGGTTGGGGGATATTGGGAAATTGCCGAAAGATTGATTCAGCAAAAACAGGATTATCATCCTGGAATGTCAGACGAGTGGTATTTGCAAAGAGTGATTGATGATTTAGAACGCGATCGCGGTAGATAAAATATGAAGAAGGCAGGAGGAAAACTGGCCTCTGCAATAACTATTTTCATTTATAAATGCCACTAGCTATAAACGCAAATTCACCCGTACAAGTGTACGGGTGAAGATGCGGATTTGCTTATCTGTTACCGCGCTTAACTAACTACCGCTTCAGCTTTTTCCTCTGCTTTTTCCTTCACTAGCACATAAGGCGTTTCTGCACCTTGTGCGAGATATTCAGCTAGCTGACTTTCAATTTGATCGCGCACAATTTGCCGATACTCTAGAAAATGCTCGTTGTGGGCGCAAGCAGAGATGTAATGCTCAATCACTCCAGGGTTACGCTTGAGAATGCTAAACAAATGGTGCCAGAACTTCCAACGGGTTTCCCGTTTGATTCCTTGTCGCCAAATTACAATCAGCAACGCTTTGACAACTATCCACTCTGGCATTTTTGCTGGCGCTTTCCAACTCGGTAAACCCATCATTAAGAAACAACGATAGGTACGATCCAAGTAATTTACTGGATCGTATAAAGTACAAAATGCTTCAACATATTCTCTAGCAAGTTCTTCTAACGGACGGGTGGGCAAGAAGTTCATCAACGTTGTTTGGTTGATGTTGCCATCTTGATTTTCCCGCAGTCGTCCTTCTTTTTTCAGACGATGCCAAAGCGCGGTGTTAGGTAACGCTTGCAACATTGCAAAGGTAGTAGAGGGAATAGCTGCTTGTTCAGCAAAGCGGACAATGCGATCGCCTGCGCCTGCTTTTTCGCCATCAAAGCCGATAATAAACCCAGCCATTGGGCGCAATCCCGCTTTGATGATGGTTTCCACTGCCTCAGTTAGAGAACTGCGAGTATTTTGAAACTTCTTAGTCATTTGCAAACTATCCTCATCCGGCGTTTCGATTCCCAAAAACACCGCCGAGAAACCAGACTCAACCATCAACTCCAACATTTCAGCGTCTTGGGCTAAGTCAATTGAAGCTTCCGTGTCAAATCGGAAGGGATATTTGTGTTCTGCCATCCAGACTTTTAACTCTTTCAGCAACAATTTTACATTTCGTTTGTTGCCAATAAAGTTGTCATCCACCATGAACACACCCCGCCGCCAACCCAATTCATAGAGGCAATCTAACTCTGCTAACAGTTGGGCTGGGGTTTTGGTGCGTGGTTTGCGTCCGTAGAGAACAATAATGTCACAAAATTCGCACTGGAAGGGACACCCGCGCGAAAACTGCACCGACATCATGTCATAAGCATTCAATTCCAATAAATCAAAGCGGGGTATTGGCGTGCTTGTGACATCAGGTTTTTCTGTGGCGCGGAAAGTGCCAGATGTATCTCCGCGTTGAACTGCCTCAATAAACATGGGGAGAGTGATTTCCCCTTCATCCAGAATCAGAAAATCTGCGCCAACATTTTCAACTTCGTGAGGTACAGAGGTGGGGTAGGGGCCGCCAACTGCAACTAACTTGCCACGTTTTTTAGCTTCCTGGATTTGTTCAAGTAAATCTTGCTTCTGGACAATCATCGCAGACAGAATTACTATATCTGCCCATGCCCACTCTTCTTCTGTTGCTGCGCGGATGTTGCGATCTACCAGCTTGAATTCCCATTCTTGGGGCAGAATCGCCGCTACTGTGACTAAACCCAGAGGTGGTAATAAAACTTTGCGATCGACTAACTCTAAGATTTTTTCATAAGACCAAAAAGTTTTAGGAAATATTGGATACACTAACAAGATTCGCATGTAGTATCAATCCTCACACTTTGATTGTTATCCCACTCTAACGAAAATAAAGAGCTATTGACTTTTTATTAAAGTTGTTTTATCTTACCACCGATATTTTTTCCTTTAATGGGCGGCTAGCAACTGGAATTCTTGCAGCTAATCGGCAAAAAGAAAAGTATGTTAAAGCAGGAATCAGGAGATTTCTGGTTTCTCTAACTACGACCAGGCTGCAAACTAAATTCATATCAGTAGGACTTAGGCGAAGAACTGGCAGCTTCTGTCGGCTGATCTTTGCCAGAAATGACCGTTATCATTAGCAAATAATAGATATTTTCTCAATCAGCACGTTCAACGCCACTAATTTTTAAAACATCACTCATGGTTGCACAATAATTTGGCAAGCCAAAACTATTGGGATTTATGAATTTTTCATAAGTGAAATGCCGATAGTTCATGCAAAATCTATCCCAAGCAGCCATTTGAATACGAAACAGAACAATAATCAAATTAGCCAATGCTATAGAGATGGGAATGCGAAAGTAAATCTTTTTCCCCAGATAAGCACAAACTTGTTCTACTGCTTGATTAGCAGTTGACGGTGCTTGACCCAAAACAAGCCGACGTGGTTGATCGTTTTTGGCAGGATGATCGATTAAATATCGCACTACAGTGGCAATATCTTGTGCGTGGATAAAGTGAAAACTGCCATCTGCTTCCAAAAAACGAATCACATTAATATATTTCGTCACTTCTGTAATACCAGATGTGACAGCAGAATAGGGTTTATTCGCATTACCGCCCAATACTATAGTCGGAAAAACTGTGGTAATTTTGGGTGCGATCGCTAATTTTTCTTTTTTCTGTAAGCACTCATATTTGGAACGGATGTAATCTGTCCCAATTTCCCCGGCTTCTTTTAATGGTTGATTGTAGCGATCCAAAACGCTAGCTGTCGAAAAATAAATCACCTGCTGGCAACGTTCTGGATCTAGTAATTCGAGCAATTCTATAGTCTTGACGACATTAATATCAAATGTTTCATCACCACCCCAAGCTGTGGCGGTGAGTACCGCCGTATCAATTGTGGATAGTAAATCGGCAAACTGGCGAATATTTTGCATATCACCTTGTAAAACGTTGATACCTGAACGGGCTTTAGTATCAACTTGCAGTTTGCTTGGATTCCTAACTAGCAGATACAGTTCGTGATCTGTTTCTTTAATTAAGGCTTCTGTTAAATAATGACCTACACAACCACTTGCACCAGTCACTAAAATCCGTTTCTGGCTCATAGAGAATTTATAAAGCGTTAGGAGTTAAAACTAAAGAGTTAAGAATAAAGTTAAAAGTTCCGAATTGCAACTGATAACTCTGGAAATTTTAGATTTTGAATTTTGGATTTTGGATTGAAAGAAAAATCTAAAATCTAAAATCTAAAATCTAAAATTGTATGACTCCTAATTCTTAACTCCTGCAAGATTCAATTCCTTTGCGGTTTCAAAGAAGAAAGCGACATTTTCTTCGGGAGTTTCTGGAAGGACACCGTGACCGAGATTGAGAATATGACCCCAATTACCAGCTTTGCGAACGGTATCGAGAATGCGATCGCGGATAAACTGTTTAGAGCCGAATAGCACGCCTGGGTCAAGATTTCCTTGAACTTTGACTTGCTTACCCAATCTTGCCCGTGCGTCTGCCATATCCACTGCCCAGTCTACACTGACAATATCAGCGCCAGATTGTGCCATTCTTTCCAACACACCCGCACTACCACTAACTAGCAAAATCAATGGTGTATCGGGGTGGGTTTGCTTAATCTGCTGGAAAACTCGCTGCTGATAGGGGAGAGCAAAGGTGTCATAATCTTGAGGACTCAATTGACCCGCCCAAGAATCGAACATTTGCACAACTTGAGCGCCAGAGTCAATTTGGTAGCGGGCATAGATGGCGATCGCATCTGCTAATTTAGTTAACAGTTGATGCAGTATCGTCGGATCTGAGAATGCCATGTTTTTGATGATGGAGTAGGTTTTAGAACCTTTTCCCTCAACTGCATAAGCTGCTAAGGTCCACGGCGCACCCACAAAGCCTAACACCGTTGATTTATCGCCTACTTCAGAACGCAACGCTTGTAAAATTGTCTTGATAAATGGTAGAGCTGCTTCTGGTTCTAAGGGATGCAGACGATCAATTTGTTCTTGAGTGCGGAGGGGGGAGTGAATGATTGGCCCTTTACCTTCCGCAATATCCATGTCAATGCCCAAACCAGGTAATGGGGTGACAATATCAGAAAATAAAATTACTCCATCTGGTTGGAAGGCTTTCCACGGTTGCAAGGAAACTTCAATTGCTACATCTGGTATTTCCGAGCGATCGCGAAACGAAGGATACTTCTCTCTTAAGTCTCGATATGCTTTCATATATCGTCCCGCTTGTCGCATCATCCATACAGGGGGACGATCTACTACTTCACCGCGAGCAGCCCGTAAGAGATGAGGAGTTGTTGAAGGAACACCCATTTATCACTTCATCCTAAGTCACAATTTTTATGCCACTGTTTAGCTTATCATTCTAGGATTACGCTTTTTCAACAGGTTGGCAGCAAAAGGGTAATAGTAGGGCAAACGCATCTAAATTGATTGCTCTTGATCGCAACCAAGGTTAAGAAACAACGAAAAAATCAGCATTTCTCGTTTGGTTTAGTTTCCAAGTCTCAAAGCGATGTCTACGATGGAATACACCTAAAGCTTTAGCAACAAGCATCGGCTAATAAGATTCTATTTGCAATATAATACTCTTATTGACATAATGCGACCGCCCTGCACAAACTATTGAACACTCATTAATAGAGCTTCTACTACTAAATATATTTCAATTGTCTAACTAAGTAGAAATAAAAAATATTTTCAAAGTTTTATATATAAATATGAATTTTAATGTTAAAAAATAATGAGATCAAAAATACGTTTTCAGGGTTTTTCATTCTCATGAATGATTTAAGATTGCTCATAGTATTCTCTTATGTTTTGGTACGAGAAAAACAATTCGTACTGTATAAAGAATGCCGTGATATCGCCAAGCTGTAAAAAGTAAAAGATGTGTATCGAAGCACAGCCTCGATACACATTATTAAGGATTTTATACGGCTATCCTGATAAATTTATCTTTACATTGTCACTTTACGTTGTGAGCGTTTGAAGAGTGAAGTCATACCACAAGCACCAATTGCTAACACACCTAACATCGCATTAGATTCGGGAACGCTCTTGGCTAGTCTATAGGCATGGTTATCTGTTTCAAAAGCAACACCATTTGAGCGCATCATAACTCGATCAAATGTTTCTCCTGTGTCAGCTACAAGATTGATAAACATATTAGCTTGAGTGCTAGTCCAACTACCATTAGCTATAGCAGTTGGCACATCTGCACCACTAAAAGTCTTTACCAACTGATTACCTTTGTAAATGTCAACAAAGTTGTAATCATCCAATGAACCTGCATAAAAACCGAAGTAATTAACAGCTTCTTTGAAGTTAATATTGACAAAACCACTGTTGCCTGCAACATTAGTATTTTTTGGAGCAATTGTTAGAAATTTGGTGTTATCCCCATAAGGTGAGGCGTATTGACCAGATACGCTACCTTGAACAATGTTACTAGTAATATTAGAGTAAGTAACAAATCCATTAGGATCATTTGCGGTGCCATCGTCAAAGGTGACAGTTTTAGCATCAGCATAGCTAGAGAACGGGCCAGTATTGACTTGCAGAGTTACGGCACTAGCTGGATTTGCACTGACGATCACAGCAGTTGTTCCGAGTAAAGCCAAGGAGATTTTTTGCAGCATTCGAATAATAAACCTTGAAGAACACAAAGATAATTAAGACTGAACTTTTCTTGAAACCTAGCTATATAAAACTAGTTTCATTACTCGAACAACCTAGAAGAAAATCAAGAAGTATTATTTCTTTCTATATGACTGTTGTCGAGTACAACAAGCTCGAAGATGTAAGTTTATCTTGATGCTTTGTAATACTATTGTGATTTTTTCAACTCGCAAAAGATACGGTATATACACCAAAATTTCTTTAAAGATTAAGTGAAGGGTCTTGTGCAATTTTAGTGAGCAGGACAAACGCATCTAAGATTACTCTTGATCGCAACTAAGGTTAAAAGATTATTTATAAAGTAAAAATAAAATTTCTTTAAGGAAGCCACTGCGTTGGGTGATACCGACTTGTACCCCTACGGAGAAGTAAGCTACGCTCTTAGCATTCCCACATGGTAGCAACTGGCGTTGTGTTAGGCATATATCTATGACGGGCGACTCTTAACCTTTTAGCAATAAGCTTAATTTAATGAGATTAGCTCACAGTTTATTGAGAATCAACTGCCATTATTGACATAATAGACTCGCTTTTGGAGAGTGGCAAATAATAGAAAATAGGGACTGACGAGTAAGAAATAGGATAAAACAAGAATCAATATTTAACTGAGGAGTGGGCATTAGTCATTCTCCCTGCTTCCCTATCTTCCTAATCTCCCTATTCCCTCGCTACCCTAATTTCTTATGGAAACTGACTCTAATAGTCCCGATCGTGTTGGATCTGCTAAAAACGAGCTTAATTCAGGAAACTTTTTGATTCCGCGATCGCAGCGACAGAGGTTCTTTATTCAGTTTACCTTAATGACCCTGATTGGATGGGTTGTGGGTGGCGTTGCCAGTATCGCCTTAGAAAAAATTATTCTCCAAAGCTCACCGAGTATTGCTCTCCAGGCACAAACATGGAGTATTTTGGTCAGAAGTCTCAGTAACGTTGTATTTGCCGTAATTTTTGCTGCTGACCAAGCCCTGATTGTTTACCGATATTTACCGGGTTTACAATGGCTATTTGCGACTAGCGTCGGTTGGCTGATTGCCAACGGTGTTTCTACAGCCTGGATTCACTACATTTCATCCATAGCCTCATCATCACCTGAAGAAACTTTTATTTT contains:
- a CDS encoding NAD(P)-dependent oxidoreductase — encoded protein: MSQKRILVTGASGCVGHYLTEALIKETDHELYLLVRNPSKLQVDTKARSGINVLQGDMQNIRQFADLLSTIDTAVLTATAWGGDETFDINVVKTIELLELLDPERCQQVIYFSTASVLDRYNQPLKEAGEIGTDYIRSKYECLQKKEKLAIAPKITTVFPTIVLGGNANKPYSAVTSGITEVTKYINVIRFLEADGSFHFIHAQDIATVVRYLIDHPAKNDQPRRLVLGQAPSTANQAVEQVCAYLGKKIYFRIPISIALANLIIVLFRIQMAAWDRFCMNYRHFTYEKFINPNSFGLPNYCATMSDVLKISGVERAD
- a CDS encoding PEP-CTERM sorting domain-containing protein yields the protein MLQKISLALLGTTAVIVSANPASAVTLQVNTGPFSSYADAKTVTFDDGTANDPNGFVTYSNITSNIVQGSVSGQYASPYGDNTKFLTIAPKNTNVAGNSGFVNINFKEAVNYFGFYAGSLDDYNFVDIYKGNQLVKTFSGADVPTAIANGSWTSTQANMFINLVADTGETFDRVMMRSNGVAFETDNHAYRLAKSVPESNAMLGVLAIGACGMTSLFKRSQRKVTM
- the hemE gene encoding uroporphyrinogen decarboxylase; its protein translation is MGVPSTTPHLLRAARGEVVDRPPVWMMRQAGRYMKAYRDLREKYPSFRDRSEIPDVAIEVSLQPWKAFQPDGVILFSDIVTPLPGLGIDMDIAEGKGPIIHSPLRTQEQIDRLHPLEPEAALPFIKTILQALRSEVGDKSTVLGFVGAPWTLAAYAVEGKGSKTYSIIKNMAFSDPTILHQLLTKLADAIAIYARYQIDSGAQVVQMFDSWAGQLSPQDYDTFALPYQQRVFQQIKQTHPDTPLILLVSGSAGVLERMAQSGADIVSVDWAVDMADARARLGKQVKVQGNLDPGVLFGSKQFIRDRILDTVRKAGNWGHILNLGHGVLPETPEENVAFFFETAKELNLAGVKN
- a CDS encoding B12-binding domain-containing radical SAM protein, with translation MRILLVYPIFPKTFWSYEKILELVDRKVLLPPLGLVTVAAILPQEWEFKLVDRNIRAATEEEWAWADIVILSAMIVQKQDLLEQIQEAKKRGKLVAVGGPYPTSVPHEVENVGADFLILDEGEITLPMFIEAVQRGDTSGTFRATEKPDVTSTPIPRFDLLELNAYDMMSVQFSRGCPFQCEFCDIIVLYGRKPRTKTPAQLLAELDCLYELGWRRGVFMVDDNFIGNKRNVKLLLKELKVWMAEHKYPFRFDTEASIDLAQDAEMLELMVESGFSAVFLGIETPDEDSLQMTKKFQNTRSSLTEAVETIIKAGLRPMAGFIIGFDGEKAGAGDRIVRFAEQAAIPSTTFAMLQALPNTALWHRLKKEGRLRENQDGNINQTTLMNFLPTRPLEELAREYVEAFCTLYDPVNYLDRTYRCFLMMGLPSWKAPAKMPEWIVVKALLIVIWRQGIKRETRWKFWHHLFSILKRNPGVIEHYISACAHNEHFLEYRQIVRDQIESQLAEYLAQGAETPYVLVKEKAEEKAEAVVS
- a CDS encoding tetratricopeptide repeat protein — encoded protein: MNDEFYNRGLEKARRKDYAGAIEEFSHAVQLTPYFAEAYLQRGLAYYDSGAILKAVSDYTEALKLNPESVEAYYCRALARVALKNLPGALEDVERAIRLNLNYAAAYNLRGMVRRKQGYLQDAIANFKKAAQLYLEQQDKENCRLCLERIKQLQPQELPVVQQSHSPNAPILSTNDYFTQLLEKAEKGDTQEALADLNWVLKADSQDAQAYCCRGVVRCKMGDYREAIADFNQALRLNFQDAIVYRNRGKARSILGDHQGAIADLNQALQIQPQDPLVYIARGNAYRTTGNYLGAIQDYTQALQINPDDAQAYYNRGIAFTCLEEMQNAVEDYQRAASIFCEQEDWGNYQQVLSSLEKIQKFSPQSKKQKYNMLHQRLLGMVGGYWEIAERLIQQKQDYHPGMSDEWYLQRVIDDLERDRGR